A single region of the Streptomyces vilmorinianum genome encodes:
- a CDS encoding lysine N(6)-hydroxylase/L-ornithine N(5)-oxygenase family protein: MTGSTPQRPPRDPDQPHDLVGIGIGPFNLSLAALAHGVPGGLSATFYEQNPAFHWHPGLLIEGATLQVPFLADLVTLADPASPWSFLSYLRSRDRLFPFYFAEKFHIQRAEYDAYCRWVSGQLPSLHFGHQVDAVRWNPERALFEVDFTQLDADGEAEALGRAYTRHVVLGVGTQPYIPEPLRPLADAPNVPVLHSADYLAHREQLLAAEHVTVIGSGQSGAEIFLDLLRARPAGAEKLHWLARTEAFRPMEYSKLGLEHFTPDYTRFFHGLPEPVRNELLPRQSQLHKAIDADTIAAIHDELYRRTLHGGWPDAVLTPGVRVRTAGRVATTKVELHLEHIQQSTRSRLTTDAVVLATGYRERPVDRMLAGLDPYLRHDSHGRATVDDEYRLVLDESVTGSVYVQNAEKHTHGVGAPDLGLAAWRSATILNSLTGKEPYPLPRRTAFTTFGLEQREAPRIPAQSQELTPLTQS, encoded by the coding sequence ATGACCGGCAGCACCCCCCAGCGTCCCCCGCGCGACCCCGACCAACCCCACGACCTCGTGGGCATCGGCATCGGCCCCTTCAACCTCTCCCTCGCCGCACTCGCCCACGGCGTCCCCGGCGGCCTCTCCGCCACCTTCTACGAACAGAACCCCGCCTTCCACTGGCACCCCGGCCTCCTCATCGAAGGCGCCACCCTCCAAGTCCCCTTCCTCGCCGACCTCGTGACCCTCGCCGACCCCGCCAGCCCCTGGTCGTTCCTCAGCTACCTGCGCTCCCGCGACCGCCTCTTCCCCTTCTACTTCGCCGAGAAATTCCACATCCAGCGCGCCGAGTACGACGCCTACTGCCGCTGGGTCAGCGGCCAGCTCCCCAGCCTGCACTTCGGCCACCAGGTCGACGCCGTCCGCTGGAACCCCGAACGCGCCCTGTTCGAAGTCGACTTCACCCAACTCGACGCCGACGGCGAGGCCGAAGCCCTGGGCCGCGCCTACACCCGCCACGTCGTCCTCGGCGTCGGCACCCAGCCCTACATCCCCGAACCCCTCAGACCCCTCGCCGACGCCCCGAACGTCCCCGTCCTCCACTCCGCCGACTACCTCGCCCACCGCGAACAGCTCCTCGCGGCCGAACACGTCACCGTCATCGGCTCAGGCCAGTCCGGCGCCGAGATCTTCCTCGACCTGCTCAGGGCACGCCCCGCCGGCGCCGAAAAACTCCACTGGCTGGCCCGCACCGAAGCCTTCCGGCCCATGGAGTACTCCAAACTCGGCCTGGAGCACTTCACCCCCGACTACACCCGCTTCTTCCACGGCCTGCCCGAACCCGTACGCAACGAACTCCTGCCCCGCCAGAGCCAGTTGCACAAAGCGATCGACGCCGACACCATCGCCGCCATCCACGACGAGCTCTACCGGCGCACCCTCCACGGCGGCTGGCCCGACGCCGTCCTCACCCCCGGCGTCCGCGTCCGCACCGCCGGCCGCGTCGCCACCACCAAGGTCGAACTGCACCTCGAACACATCCAGCAGTCCACCCGCTCCCGCCTCACCACCGACGCCGTCGTCCTCGCCACCGGCTACCGCGAGCGCCCCGTCGACCGCATGCTCGCCGGACTCGACCCGTACCTGCGCCACGACTCCCACGGACGAGCCACGGTCGACGACGAGTACCGGCTCGTCCTCGACGAGTCCGTCACCGGCTCCGTCTACGTACAGAACGCCGAGAAGCACACCCACGGCGTCGGCGCCCCCGACCTCGGACTCGCCGCCTGGCGCAGCGCCACCATCCTCAACTCCCTCACCGGCAAAGAGCCCTACCCGCTGCCCCGCCGCACCGCCTTCACCACCTTCGGCCTCGA